In the Helianthus annuus cultivar XRQ/B chromosome 11, HanXRQr2.0-SUNRISE, whole genome shotgun sequence genome, one interval contains:
- the LOC110889819 gene encoding uncharacterized protein LOC110889819, which yields MGLPLKLGVVSATVLSTAVMFKLISPFIMNLSVSDFPIIWSSLITWLKPPYLYVVINGIIITIVASSRLQSKVDGSHDSLSSFSTRAEPVKVVHPVELPPVHVHEQELSFHGDVLETEPVDIAVAGYNSEAKFVDVPVAEFSTPKFIDETLDEDMKIAKEAYEEIKKNRVNNSLISKSAWSPSEIKQVGLSFPTEKPPASARFSRRKPTKATPEGGRTLGVAKPKRQDTLETTWKTITEGRSVPLTRHLRKSDTWETHGQSRENRHTDEFVTERMTKSDTFDVNRSRKPVKPVKPPPAPSKLSRSGGSGRLKKEPSVGQEELNRRVEAFINKFNEDMRLQRQESMNRYMEMINRGAH from the exons ATGGGGTTGCCACTCAAACTCGGCGTCGTTTCCGCCACCGTCTTGTCCACCGCGGTAATGTTCAAGCTTATATCACCTTTCATAATGAATCTTTCAGTCTCCGACTTCCCTATTATATGGTCCTCCCTCATCACGTGGCTTAAACCGCCTTATCTTTACGTTGTCATCAAcggtatcatcatcactatcgtCGCTTCTTCGCGTTTACAGTCCAAAGTCGACGGTTCTCATGACTCGTTATCGTCTTTTTCGACGCGGGCTGAGCCGGTTAAGGTTGTCCATCCGGTTGAATTACCCCCGGTTCATGTTCATGAACAGGAATTGTCGTTTCATGGTGATGTGTTGGAAACCGAACCGGTGGATATCGCGGTTGCTGGTTATAATAGTGAGGCGAAATTTGTTGATGTTCCGGTTGCGGAGTTTAGTACTCCAAAGTTTATTGATGAAACCCTAGATGAAGATATGAAGATTGCAAAGGAAGCTTATGAAGAGATTAAGAAAAATAGGGTTAATAACTCTCTGATCTCGAAGTCTGCGTGGTCTCCGTCGGAGATAAAACAAGTCGGTTTATCTTTTCCGACGGAGAAACCACCGGCTTCCGCTAGATTTAGCCGTCGGAAACCGACCAAAGCCACTCCTGAAG GTGGTAGAACATTGGGAGTTGCAAAACCAAAGCGGCAAGACACACTGGAGACCACGTGGAAGACCATAACAGAGGGTCGGTCTGTACCCTTAACGAGACACCTACGTAAGTCGGACACGTGGGAGACCCACGGACAAAGCCGTGAAAATCGCCACACGGATGAGTTCGTTACAGAAAGGATGACAAAATCAGACACGTTTGACGTTAACCGAAGCAGAAAACCGGTTAAACCGGTCAAACCTCCTCCGGCTCCGTCGAAACTGAGCCGGTCTGGCGGGTCTGGACGGCTTAAGAAAGAACCGTCGGTGGGACAGGAGGAGTTGAACCGGAGAGTTGAAGcgtttataaataaatttaatgAGGATATGAGGTTACAAAGGCAAGAATCGATGAATCGGTACATGGAGATGATTAATCGTGGGGCTCATTAA
- the LOC118483989 gene encoding uncharacterized protein LOC118483989, with protein MTTWHIFCVYRVNNIEKIPAQFVVKRWTRDVLPKSIFSIERRYGVDTRPQAAARSQILEIVTECVDALRSDVGGLSTFAEQIKELKSKLLNGGPVDDEAKNDNYAPVEELLGVSLDGDVTLNNPDGIRNKGCGKSRRLSRASQDGTSNSAGKPPKTPRLCRTCMKYVTGHDSRNCKKKKKNKSGNEDEDSSSASQEST; from the exons atgacgacatg GCACATCTTTTGTGTTTACCGGGTAAACAATATTGAAAAAATCCCTGCCCAGTTTGTTGTTAAGCGTTGGACTAGGGACGTGCTTCCCAAAAGTATATTTTCTATTGAGCGTCGATACGGCGTTGACACCCGTCCACAAGCTGCTGCGAGAAGTCAGATTCTTGAGATTGTAACCGAATGTGTAGACGCATTAAGAAGTGATGTTGGAGGACTTTCTACTTTCGCTGAGCAGATAAAGGAACTGAAATCCAAGTTACTAAATGGAGGACCAGTTGATGACGAAGCCAAGAATGATAACTATGCTCCTGTTGAAGAATTGCTTGGTGTTTCTTTAGATGGGGACGTAACTCTCAACAATCCAGACGGGATCAGGAACAAAGGATGCGGCAAAAGTCGACGATTGTCTAGAGCATCGCAGGATGGAACGAGCAACTCTGCTGGCAAACCTCCCAAAACACCAAGGCTTTGCCGAACATGTATGAAGTACGTGACTGGGCATGATTCAAGAAATtgcaagaaaaagaagaagaataaaTCGGGTAACGAGGATGAGGACTCAAGCTCTGCGAGTCAGGAGTCCACTTGA